The Bacillus pseudomycoides genome contains a region encoding:
- a CDS encoding DUF1203 domain-containing protein, whose protein sequence is MRNNFQIVALQEKEFNNLFLMNEEVLKGIGAVKIIANKNPGYPCRISLKDAEVGEEVILLNYQYHSVNSPYKASGPIFIRKGATTAKLDVNEIPHMLHHRYLSVRGYNADSMIVEARVTEGVNLRENIDEIFDNKEVEYIHILNAKPGCYNCLVNRV, encoded by the coding sequence ATGAGAAATAACTTTCAAATCGTTGCGTTACAAGAGAAGGAGTTTAATAACCTATTTCTAATGAATGAAGAAGTATTAAAAGGTATCGGGGCAGTCAAAATAATAGCAAATAAAAATCCTGGATATCCTTGCAGGATAAGTTTGAAGGATGCAGAGGTAGGAGAAGAGGTAATCTTACTGAATTACCAATATCATAGTGTTAATTCGCCTTATAAAGCAAGTGGTCCTATATTTATACGAAAGGGAGCAACTACCGCTAAGCTAGATGTAAATGAAATTCCGCATATGTTACATCATAGGTATCTATCTGTACGCGGCTACAATGCTGACTCAATGATTGTAGAAGCAAGGGTTACAGAAGGTGTAAATTTAAGAGAAAATATAGATGAAATTTTTGATAATAAAGAAGTAGAATATATTCACATTCTTAACGCTAAACCAGGATGCTATAACTGCCTTGTTAATAGAGTGTGA